One window of the Rosa rugosa chromosome 3, drRosRugo1.1, whole genome shotgun sequence genome contains the following:
- the LOC133739740 gene encoding B3 domain-containing protein Os01g0723500-like, whose translation MEGASKEPTFFKIIKTGFNTDDLRIPPKFRRHMLNELSETATLELKGSSKGSWTVQVSQIESDIYFKNGWQKFIKDNSLGDFEFLVFRYERPMHFTIEIFDKTACKRNNLVEKSTRADNTKRPRGRPRKCNRSAAGENIQSCQSFELKEIKEEEEEEAATLPSSGFRSFTSIMGKHCYNVAVPVDFSREHLPQGYYNIVLKNLKGQKWKVKVVCSGKTVKLSAGWVEFRRANQINCGDICTFDLVGRRTMVVHVIPK comes from the exons ATGGAGGGAGCATCCAAGGAGCCTACCTTCTTCAAGATAATCAAAACTGGGTTTAACACTGATGATCTG AGAATCCCCCCAAAGTTCCGGAGGCACATGTTAAATGAACTTTCTGAAACGGCAACTTTGGAGTTGAAGGGTTCTTCAAAAGGTTCATGGACTGTTCAAGTGAGTCAAATAGAAAGCGATATATATTTCAAGAATGGATGGCAGAAGTTTATAAAAGATAACTCCTTGGGCGATTTTGAGTTTTTAGTATTTAGGTATGAGAGACCAATGCATTTTACTATAGAGATCTTTGACAAGACGGCATGCAAGAGAAACAATCTTGTGGAAAAATCCACTAGGGCTGACAACACTAAGAGGCCTCGGGGTAGACCAAGAAAGTGCAATCGTTCAG CTGCTGGTGAAAACATTCAAAGTTGCCAGTCCTTTGAACTGAAAGAGatcaaagaagaggaagaagaggaagctgCCACATTGCCCAGTTCTGGGTTCCGTTCTTTTACAAGTATTATGGGGAAACACTGTTATAATGTG GCAGTTCCAGTGGACTTCAGTAGGGAGCATCTTCCTCAGGGCTACTACAACATTGTGCTGAAAAATTTGAAGGGACAAAAATGGAAAGTGAAAGTCGTCTGTTCTGGTAAAACAGTTAAACTTTCTGCAGGGTGGGTGGAGTTTAGACGTGCTAATCAAATTAACTGCGGAGATATTTGCACATTTGATCTTGTGGGAAGAAGGACCATGGTGGTTCACGTTATTCCAAAGTGA
- the LOC133738912 gene encoding uncharacterized protein LOC133738912 — protein sequence MTEDKDRQPETAGDSAKRKLEDPAAISILLAKQKAQEIAARLVTNAESKRPRVDDESFQPNPVYTPPAYPVFTAQTGHSYGSGTSKKIDIPNGKVGVIIGKQGETIRQLQLQSGAKIQITRDSEADLNSLTRDVELTGTSEQISRAEQLINDVIAEADAGGSAPSTNQGFNSMQPGGGEQFVMKVPNNKVALIIGKGGETIRNMQTKSGARIQIVPLHLPPGDMSTERSVYINGGQEQIEAAKELVNEVISGKRLLNASGANSYMQQPSYPPSGNWAPPGQPPIQQQQPHYGYTQPGGYGTPPAPPSYYGNYPAQVAGWDQSNQVPSQPPQDSSGYNYYGQQPPMGSAPPNPGYYNQTSQGYAQQPPNYDQGYAQQPPSYDQSYAQQPPSYDQSYAQQPPNYGQNISSQAPASDQQQYATSGYGPPAVSSSLDGSSSAQTTQPSSAYAPPYGQPTDNPQSGYWSHPSSTGQPHAQAGYYQPSYGGQQPAEDASAASYGQGGYAQPDPSANGESQHQPEQQSQPPTNGYADQSSASEAERTGERNVEGDGSAPPTESVGSQN from the exons ATGACGGAAGACAAAGATCGACAGCCGGAAACCGCCGGCGACAGTGCAAAGCGGAAGCTGGAAGACCCCGCCGCCATTAGTATTCTGCTCGCGAAACAGAAAGCTCAGGAAATCGCCGCTCGACTCGTCACCAATGCCGAGTCGAAGCGCCCCCGAGTCGACGACGAGTCCTTCCAACCCAACCCCGTCTACACCCCTCCCGCTTACCCTG TGTTCACTGCACAAACAGGCCACTCTTATGGTTCAGGCACCAGCAAGAAAATAGATATTCCAAATGGGAAG GTTGGTGTAATTATTGGAAAACAAGGAGAAACAATAAGACAACTGCAATTACAGTCAGGGGCCAAAATCCAGATAACCAGGGATTCAGAAGCTGATCTTAATTCTCTAACTAGGGATGTGGAGTTGACGGGTACATCTGAACAGATTAGTAGGGCAGAACAACTTATCAATGATGTAATAGCTGAG GCAGATGCAGGGGGCTCTGCTCCATCTACAAATCAGGGATTTAACTCGATGCAACCTGGAGGAGGGGAACAGTTTGTCATGAAAGTTCCAAACAATAAG GTTGCTTTGATAATTGGCAAGGGGGGTGAGACTATCAGGAATATGCAAACCAAGTCAGGAGCTCGAATTCAG ATTGTACCATTGCACCTTCCTCCTGGTGATATGTCAACTGAGAGATCAGTATACATAAATGGAGGGCAAGAGCAAATTGAGGCAGCCAAAGAATTGGTGAACGAAGTAATCAGTGGG AAGCGTTTATTAAATGCCTCTGGAGCCAATAGCTATATGCAGCAGCCATCCTATCCCCCTTCTGGTAATTGGGCCCCACCAGGACAACCTCCAATTCAGCAACAGCAGCCTCATTATGGGTATACACAACCTGGAGGTTATGGTACACCTCCGGCACCTCCCTCGTACTATGGTAATTATCCGGCTCAGGTAGCAGGTTGGGATCAGTCAAACCAGGTACCTTCTCAACCACCTCAGGATAGCAGTGGGTACAATTATTATGGACAACAACCACCGATGGGGTCAGCTCCCCCAAATCCTGGCTACTACAATCAGACATCTCAGGGTTATGCTCAGCAGCCACCAAATTATGATCAGGGTTATGCTCAGCAGCCACCAAGTTATGATCAGAGTTACGCTCAGCAACCTCCAAGTTACGATCAGAGTTATGCTCAGCAGCCACCAAATTATGGACAAAACATCTCTAGTCAGGCTCCAGCATCTGATCAGCAACAATATGCAACTTCTGGATATGGGCCACCTGCAGTGTCATCAAGCCTAGATGGAAGCTCTTCCGCACAAACGACTCAGCCATCTTCTGCCTATGCACCTCCTTACGGCCAGCCAACAGATAACCCTCAGTCTGGGTATTGGTCTCATCCGAGCAGCACAGGCCAACCACACGCTCAAGCAGGCTATTACCAACCAAGTTACGGAGGGCAGCAGCCAGCTGAAGATGCTTCTGCAGCATCATACGGACAAGGTGGGTATGCTCAGCCAGACCCTTCTGCCAATGGAGAGTCACAGCATCAGCCAGAGCAGCAGTCACAGCCACCTACCAATGGATATGCAGACCAGTCGTCAGCTTCTGAAGCTGAAAGGACTGGTGAGAGGAATGTAGAAGGAGATGGATCAGCCCCTCCAACGGAATCTGTTGGTTCTCAAAACTGA
- the LOC133738914 gene encoding uncharacterized protein LOC133738914 isoform X2, which yields MTTLYPCHLFSASAHLQASAKFAALNNKPPNSTHGFKGLAQFSEVHAFGLSVKPSRSLQNSRYNISCAVNMTAGQSDDPGQIKFHHLIAKARKLWESSPQPVKMFPWKRAGHNFIQLILDLVLAVAKYLCVPLLVVSSLSEMSYCAQERKLFFVPVPVIIGMAIAEVLKLAALDVSPLLKDAEIPWHLFVMAIFFTLLKLPGPYYPFWGRIIIPHIANGGLLRTLWFAFLWYRRPRKASTTASSHHSESGSQSEPNEL from the exons ATGACGACTCTCTATCCTTGTCACTTGTTCTCTGCCTCCGCCCACCTCCAGGCCTCCGCCAAATTCGCCGCCCTTAACAATAAACCTCCCAATTCCACTCATGGCTTCAAG GGTTTGGCACAGTTTAGTGAAGTACATGCCTTTGGTCTGAGTGTTAAGCCTTCTCGTTCGCTTCAGAATTCCCGGTACAATATCTCATGTGCTGTGAACATGACTGCTGGACAGTCGGATGACCCTGGGCAGATAAAATTTCATCACCTAATCGCTAAGGCAAGAAAGTTATGGGAAAGTTCTCCACAGCCAGTCAAGATGTTCCCTTGGAAAAGAGCAGGGCATAACTTTATTCAACTCATCCTTGACCTTGTACTAGCAGTTGCTAAATACTTATGTGTACCTCTGCTAGTAGTTTCATCTCTTAGTGAGATGTCCTACTGTGCACAGGAAAGGAAGTTGTTTTTCGTTCCTGTACCTGTCATCATTGGAATGGCTATTGCTGAAGTTTTAAAACTGGCAGCCTTGGATGTTTCTCCACTTCTGAAG GATGCAGAAATTCCCTGGCATCTGTTTGTCATGGCAATTTTCTTCACACTGCTCAAATTGCCAGGTCCATATTACCCATTCTGGGGCCGAATAATAATCCCACACATTGCCAATGGGGGTTTGTTAAGGACATTGTGGTTTGCATTTCTGTGGTACAGAAGACCTCGAAAGGCATCAACAACAGCATCATCACACCATTCTGAAAGTGGCAGTCAATCTgaaccaaatgaactctaa
- the LOC133738914 gene encoding uncharacterized protein LOC133738914 isoform X1 — translation MTTLYPCHLFSASAHLQASAKFAALNNKPPNSTHGFKKGLAQFSEVHAFGLSVKPSRSLQNSRYNISCAVNMTAGQSDDPGQIKFHHLIAKARKLWESSPQPVKMFPWKRAGHNFIQLILDLVLAVAKYLCVPLLVVSSLSEMSYCAQERKLFFVPVPVIIGMAIAEVLKLAALDVSPLLKDAEIPWHLFVMAIFFTLLKLPGPYYPFWGRIIIPHIANGGLLRTLWFAFLWYRRPRKASTTASSHHSESGSQSEPNEL, via the exons ATGACGACTCTCTATCCTTGTCACTTGTTCTCTGCCTCCGCCCACCTCCAGGCCTCCGCCAAATTCGCCGCCCTTAACAATAAACCTCCCAATTCCACTCATGGCTTCAAG AAGGGTTTGGCACAGTTTAGTGAAGTACATGCCTTTGGTCTGAGTGTTAAGCCTTCTCGTTCGCTTCAGAATTCCCGGTACAATATCTCATGTGCTGTGAACATGACTGCTGGACAGTCGGATGACCCTGGGCAGATAAAATTTCATCACCTAATCGCTAAGGCAAGAAAGTTATGGGAAAGTTCTCCACAGCCAGTCAAGATGTTCCCTTGGAAAAGAGCAGGGCATAACTTTATTCAACTCATCCTTGACCTTGTACTAGCAGTTGCTAAATACTTATGTGTACCTCTGCTAGTAGTTTCATCTCTTAGTGAGATGTCCTACTGTGCACAGGAAAGGAAGTTGTTTTTCGTTCCTGTACCTGTCATCATTGGAATGGCTATTGCTGAAGTTTTAAAACTGGCAGCCTTGGATGTTTCTCCACTTCTGAAG GATGCAGAAATTCCCTGGCATCTGTTTGTCATGGCAATTTTCTTCACACTGCTCAAATTGCCAGGTCCATATTACCCATTCTGGGGCCGAATAATAATCCCACACATTGCCAATGGGGGTTTGTTAAGGACATTGTGGTTTGCATTTCTGTGGTACAGAAGACCTCGAAAGGCATCAACAACAGCATCATCACACCATTCTGAAAGTGGCAGTCAATCTgaaccaaatgaactctaa